One window of Mediterraneibacter butyricigenes genomic DNA carries:
- a CDS encoding peptide ABC transporter substrate-binding protein, whose protein sequence is MRQKRYQHIWLLIFSLMIGLTGCGNSNTEKTTGSGEKEQQEITVATTSESGGLDPAGMIANTYLAYSLSALDELLVYDENGEIEYRGATSYETNEDGTVWTFHLREDAKWSDGSPVTAEDYRNTIERSLDPASGNGYANDLFFIENAEAIYNGDAEMDTLGVETPDDNTLIFHLSTPCVYFLDLLRLPVYTPSCHTYATAVGDGWDTNPETSVSNGPFCLKEYVSGQYFVLERNPYYWNQDAINLDEITYKFFDSQQAMQAAYETGEIDVAPGLLSTVMTEYEGQDDLLLTDAIATRYIYMNLSVEPLQDVRVRKALNLGLDRETLCKMIGEDTIPTYHLVASAMMNKATGESFTEEAEQPFEENIKEAQELLKEAGYPNGEGFPELTYNYPALEMDADTAQALQQQWKENLGITIRLNAQELQVNYSERRAGDFELCRMNWTADFSDPYTYLSMLLSNSTYNCSGIQDEYYDGLITQSDTETDVAARSELLHQAEQYAVGEQYYIIPLYNMKNVNLVNPEIEGIRQNPATGALEYRQAGWGKQ, encoded by the coding sequence GAAAGCGGTGGACTGGATCCGGCTGGAATGATCGCAAATACCTATCTGGCATATTCTCTGTCAGCATTGGATGAACTGCTGGTGTACGATGAGAATGGAGAGATAGAATACAGGGGAGCAACCTCTTATGAGACAAATGAAGACGGAACGGTATGGACCTTTCATTTGCGGGAGGATGCAAAGTGGTCAGACGGAAGTCCGGTGACGGCAGAAGATTATCGGAATACCATAGAACGCTCTCTGGATCCGGCAAGCGGGAACGGATATGCGAATGATTTGTTTTTTATAGAAAACGCAGAAGCAATCTATAATGGAGATGCCGAAATGGATACATTGGGGGTGGAAACGCCGGATGATAATACTCTGATCTTTCATTTATCCACACCCTGTGTGTATTTTCTTGATCTGTTGAGACTCCCGGTTTATACGCCGTCCTGTCATACCTATGCAACTGCGGTAGGAGACGGATGGGATACAAACCCGGAAACAAGCGTATCAAACGGGCCGTTTTGCTTGAAAGAATATGTGTCGGGACAATATTTTGTCTTGGAGCGCAATCCATATTATTGGAATCAGGACGCAATCAATCTGGATGAAATAACCTATAAGTTCTTTGACAGTCAGCAGGCGATGCAGGCGGCTTATGAGACCGGGGAAATAGATGTTGCGCCGGGATTATTGTCTACGGTTATGACGGAGTATGAAGGACAAGATGATCTGCTTTTAACGGATGCGATTGCAACCAGATACATTTATATGAATCTGTCAGTGGAACCGCTGCAGGATGTCAGAGTGAGAAAAGCCCTGAATCTGGGTCTGGATCGGGAAACTCTCTGTAAGATGATCGGAGAAGATACCATACCGACTTATCATTTGGTAGCCAGTGCGATGATGAATAAAGCGACGGGAGAGTCTTTTACAGAAGAGGCAGAGCAGCCGTTTGAGGAGAATATAAAAGAAGCACAGGAACTGTTAAAAGAAGCGGGATATCCAAACGGCGAGGGATTCCCGGAACTGACGTATAATTATCCGGCACTGGAAATGGATGCAGATACAGCGCAGGCACTGCAACAGCAATGGAAAGAAAATCTGGGGATTACGATCCGGTTGAATGCCCAGGAACTGCAGGTGAATTATTCAGAAAGAAGAGCAGGGGATTTCGAACTGTGCCGGATGAACTGGACCGCAGATTTTTCAGACCCGTATACCTATTTATCCATGTTGCTGTCCAACAGTACCTATAATTGCAGTGGGATTCAGGATGAATATTATGACGGACTGATCACACAGTCTGATACGGAAACGGATGTGGCGGCGCGAAGTGAGTTGCTTCATCAGGCAGAGCAGTATGCAGTTGGAGAGCAATATTATATCATTCCTTTATATAATATGAAGAATGTGAATCTGGTGAATCCGGAAATTGAGGGAATCCGACAGAACCCGGCAACCGGAGCTCTGGAGTATCGACAGGCAGGCTGGGGAAAACAGTAG